One Chitinophagaceae bacterium C216 genomic window carries:
- the recX gene encoding Regulatory protein RecX yields the protein MGNYGEQLTREQALQKLRHYCAYAERCHKDVINKLYELDVRKKDHDEILATLIEENYLNEERFAKQFAGGHFRIKKWGRNKIIQALRQKDISDYCITVAMKEIDEEAYMHTLERLFEEKWSSLNRERNRFIKMRKVSDYLIQKGYEPALINELFKNLS from the coding sequence ATGGGCAACTATGGCGAACAGCTGACTAGGGAACAGGCATTGCAAAAACTCAGGCACTACTGTGCCTATGCCGAACGCTGCCATAAAGATGTGATTAATAAGCTATATGAACTCGATGTGCGTAAAAAAGACCACGATGAAATTCTTGCCACTCTCATCGAAGAAAACTACCTGAACGAAGAACGATTTGCAAAGCAGTTTGCCGGCGGCCATTTTCGAATTAAAAAATGGGGACGCAACAAGATTATTCAGGCATTGCGACAAAAGGATATCAGCGATTATTGTATCACAGTGGCTATGAAAGAAATAGATGAGGAAGCATACATGCATACACTGGAGCGGCTTTTTGAGGAAAAATGGAGCAGCCTGAACCGGGAACGTAATCGCTTTATAAAAATGCGAAAAGTATCGGATTATCTGATACAGAAAGGGTATGAACCGGCCCTGATTAATGAACTTTTTAAGAATTTATCATGA
- the kpsU gene encoding 3-deoxy-manno-octulosonate cytidylyltransferase, giving the protein MIPARYAATRFPAKLMKMLGDKPVITHTYEAAVNSGLFHDVYVITDSDIIFQEISSRGGKALMSREEHDSGTDRIAEAVRSLDVDVVVNVQGDEPFIQKEPLEKLVRLFENPEVKVASLMRKMDNSADASNPNMVKVVTNKYNKALYFSRSMIPYQRDANTEFHYYLHIGVYAFRKAELLHFTTLPKAPLEQIEKLEQLRFLYNGIDIYMAETDYKNIAIDTPEDLEKALHLISSQ; this is encoded by the coding sequence ATGATTCCCGCCCGTTATGCAGCTACGCGATTTCCTGCCAAGCTGATGAAAATGTTGGGTGATAAACCCGTAATCACACATACTTATGAGGCTGCTGTAAATAGTGGTTTATTTCATGATGTATATGTGATTACCGACAGCGATATTATTTTCCAAGAAATCAGTTCGCGAGGCGGTAAAGCCCTTATGAGTCGGGAAGAACACGATAGTGGTACAGACCGCATTGCCGAAGCTGTACGCTCTCTCGATGTGGATGTAGTGGTAAACGTGCAGGGCGATGAGCCTTTTATTCAAAAAGAGCCTTTAGAAAAATTGGTGCGCTTATTTGAGAATCCAGAAGTAAAAGTAGCCTCTTTAATGCGAAAAATGGATAATTCGGCAGATGCTTCGAACCCCAACATGGTAAAAGTGGTAACGAACAAGTACAACAAAGCGCTGTACTTCAGCCGTAGTATGATTCCGTATCAACGAGATGCGAATACAGAGTTTCATTACTATCTGCACATTGGTGTATACGCATTTCGCAAAGCGGAATTATTGCATTTTACTACATTGCCCAAAGCACCATTAGAACAAATTGAAAAACTGGAGCAGCTACGGTTTTTATATAACGGTATAGATATTTACATGGCCGAAACTGATTATAAGAATATAGCGATTGATACGCCTGAAGATCTGGAAAAAGCGCTAC
- the thiL gene encoding Thiamine-monophosphate kinase, which produces MSEQRTEIADLGEFGLIDHLTKNIELQNASTLVGVGDDAAVIDHFGKQTVITTDLLLEGIHFDLMYTPLKHLGYKSVIVNLSDVYAMNATPTQITLSIGVSNRMSLEALEEFYEGVYVACNKYGVDLVGGDTTTSQKGFVISVTAIGEVTPDTFVKRSTAKKGDLICVSGDLGAAYLGLLFLEREKKIFLETPSVQPDLEQQTHVIGRLLKPEARKDIVEFFAEKQVVPTSMIDVSDGLSSEVLHICKQSNLGCVLYEEKIPIAEDSRLAAFKFELDPTLCALSGGEDYELLFTVAQDDYDKIKDNDQISIIGYMADIEESCHIITKGGAKHKLVAQGWNPIQ; this is translated from the coding sequence ATGAGTGAACAAAGAACTGAAATAGCCGATTTGGGAGAGTTTGGTTTAATAGACCACCTCACCAAAAACATCGAATTGCAAAACGCTTCTACACTGGTGGGAGTAGGTGATGATGCTGCCGTTATTGATCATTTCGGTAAGCAGACCGTCATCACAACCGACCTGTTGCTGGAGGGTATTCACTTCGACCTGATGTATACGCCATTGAAACATCTAGGTTATAAAAGTGTCATCGTAAACCTGAGCGATGTATATGCCATGAATGCCACTCCTACTCAAATTACACTAAGCATTGGCGTTAGCAATCGCATGAGCCTTGAGGCTTTGGAAGAGTTTTACGAAGGCGTATATGTGGCCTGCAATAAATATGGAGTGGACCTCGTCGGAGGCGATACCACAACTTCTCAAAAAGGGTTTGTAATATCCGTAACCGCTATTGGAGAAGTCACTCCTGATACATTTGTAAAACGCAGTACTGCTAAAAAAGGAGATCTAATTTGTGTGTCGGGAGATTTGGGAGCCGCTTATCTTGGCTTGCTGTTTCTGGAAAGAGAAAAAAAGATATTTCTGGAAACACCATCCGTACAGCCAGATTTAGAACAACAAACGCATGTAATCGGACGCTTATTAAAACCCGAAGCACGAAAAGACATTGTGGAGTTTTTTGCAGAAAAACAAGTGGTTCCTACTTCTATGATCGATGTAAGCGATGGCCTTAGTTCCGAAGTTTTACACATCTGCAAGCAAAGCAATCTGGGGTGTGTATTATATGAAGAAAAAATTCCCATTGCGGAAGATTCCCGATTGGCAGCGTTTAAGTTTGAACTAGATCCAACTTTATGCGCTCTCAGCGGCGGTGAGGATTATGAGCTTTTATTTACTGTAGCGCAGGATGATTATGATAAAATAAAAGATAACGATCAAATCAGCATTATTGGATATATGGCCGATATAGAAGAAAGTTGCCATATCATCACCAAAGGCGGAGCCAAACACAAATTAGTAGCACAGGGCTGGAACCCGATTCAATAA
- the yafV gene encoding Omega-amidase YafV, with amino-acid sequence MKDKLTVTLIQTALAWEDKAANLNKLQQKIEGLQEKTHIIILPEMFSTGFSMNAPVLAETMDGPTVAWMKTMAAQKKVVLTGSLIIKEDFGANKHSYYNRLIWMLPTGQYGYYDKRHLFAFAGEDESYTAGEKRLIASVNNWKLNLQVCYDLRFPVWTRQVIASQTPRQEIAPEYDVLVYVANWPETRVHAWRTLLQARAIENQCYVIGVNRVGTDGKGIHYSGNSMVVDPLGAILYDKKDEEDIFTITLDKEHLNTVRQKFPFWKDADQFKIY; translated from the coding sequence ATGAAAGACAAACTAACGGTCACACTCATTCAGACAGCATTGGCATGGGAAGATAAGGCGGCCAATCTGAACAAGCTGCAGCAAAAGATAGAAGGCCTTCAGGAAAAAACGCATATAATCATCCTCCCCGAAATGTTTTCTACAGGGTTTAGTATGAATGCTCCCGTTCTTGCGGAAACCATGGATGGTCCTACCGTTGCCTGGATGAAAACAATGGCTGCGCAGAAAAAAGTAGTGCTGACGGGAAGTTTGATAATAAAAGAAGACTTTGGGGCGAATAAACACTCCTATTATAACCGTCTCATATGGATGTTACCTACGGGGCAGTACGGATATTATGATAAAAGGCATTTGTTTGCCTTTGCTGGAGAAGATGAATCCTATACTGCTGGTGAAAAAAGACTAATAGCATCTGTAAACAACTGGAAGCTGAATCTGCAGGTATGTTATGACCTGCGGTTTCCGGTTTGGACACGTCAGGTTATAGCCTCACAAACACCCCGACAGGAGATAGCGCCCGAATACGATGTGCTAGTATATGTAGCCAACTGGCCCGAAACGCGTGTACATGCTTGGAGAACGCTTCTTCAGGCGCGTGCGATAGAAAATCAATGCTATGTAATAGGCGTTAACCGTGTGGGTACTGATGGCAAGGGTATCCATTACTCCGGAAACAGTATGGTGGTGGATCCATTGGGAGCCATATTGTATGATAAAAAGGACGAAGAAGATATTTTCACTATTACGCTGGATAAAGAACATTTGAATACGGTGCGCCAGAAGTTTCCATTTTGGAAAGATGCGGACCAGTTTAAGATTTATTGA
- the dapb3 gene encoding Dipeptidyl aminopeptidase BIII — translation MAIAIGLSQELMAQISGTWKGTLEGMGQKIEMTFNVEENKDGTLAASLDIPAQGATGLPLDKVEFKNPEVTLGLSQFGITYKGVLKGEVIEGKFFQSGVEIPLQLKKTKKELPGDPSLPSSEEEIQKLMEMDKGSYKYSVEDYFRKPKSSQFQLSPNGKYLSYMEKDENNKRHVYVKEIATGKVTRAIEEKDELIKGYGWVNDNRLLYVMDKGGDENYHLYAANLDGSQTIDLTPFEGVQANIISASRDYKDFIIVGLNKDNKQIHEPYKINVNTGAIEKLFTNEDPLNPIADYVFNRFGELKAYYKMKDGIKTQLYYRLDGEKDFKLITESNWYEGFSILAFNYASGNKDEAYVLTNLDSDKSRIALYDFKTQKIIKEVFAHPNYDASILSLSRKRNWELDYYGYEGEKVEIIPVSETFKKIHQNLSAQFKNYQFNIAGKTDEEDKYLVIVQSDKLYGRYYIYDTKSGKAELLYDLMPQLNEADMAEMRPITFKSRDGLTIHGYITLPKEALQGKKVPVIVNPHGGPQGIRDSWGFNPEAQLFASRGYATLQVNFRISGGYGKDFLKAGFKQIGRNVMADVEDGVQYIIKQGWADKDRIAIYGGSHGGYATLMGMIRTPELYRCGVDYVGVSNIETFFASFPEYWKPYTEMVKSIWYDLDNPEEAKIAKEVSPVYQIDKIKRPLFVVQGANDPRVKIAESDQIVKALRAKGFNVPYLVKYNEGHGFYKEENQIQFYKAMMGFFYQNLK, via the coding sequence ATGGCCATTGCAATTGGTCTTTCACAGGAGCTTATGGCACAAATATCCGGCACCTGGAAAGGAACATTAGAAGGAATGGGTCAAAAGATAGAAATGACCTTTAATGTAGAAGAAAATAAAGACGGAACACTAGCGGCTAGCTTGGATATTCCCGCTCAGGGAGCAACAGGGTTGCCACTGGACAAAGTAGAGTTTAAAAACCCTGAAGTGACCTTAGGGCTCTCTCAGTTCGGTATTACTTACAAAGGAGTATTGAAAGGAGAGGTTATAGAAGGAAAATTCTTTCAAAGTGGTGTAGAAATTCCTTTACAGTTGAAAAAAACAAAAAAAGAATTGCCAGGAGATCCATCGCTACCTTCTTCTGAAGAAGAAATTCAGAAGTTGATGGAAATGGATAAAGGCTCTTACAAATATTCCGTAGAGGATTATTTCAGAAAACCTAAATCCTCGCAGTTTCAGCTATCGCCCAATGGAAAATATCTTTCCTACATGGAGAAGGACGAAAACAACAAAAGACATGTATATGTGAAAGAGATTGCAACGGGCAAGGTTACGCGGGCCATTGAAGAAAAAGATGAGCTTATTAAAGGATATGGATGGGTAAACGATAATCGACTTTTGTATGTAATGGACAAGGGTGGCGATGAAAACTATCATCTCTATGCAGCCAATTTGGACGGGTCACAAACCATTGATCTGACTCCATTCGAGGGCGTACAGGCTAATATTATCAGCGCTTCCAGAGATTATAAAGACTTTATCATTGTGGGCCTAAACAAGGATAATAAACAAATTCATGAACCCTATAAGATCAACGTCAACACAGGAGCCATCGAAAAACTATTTACCAATGAAGACCCGTTGAACCCTATTGCCGACTATGTATTCAATCGCTTCGGGGAGCTGAAGGCTTATTATAAAATGAAAGATGGTATCAAAACGCAGTTATATTACCGTCTGGATGGAGAAAAAGACTTTAAGCTGATTACAGAAAGCAACTGGTATGAGGGATTCTCTATTTTAGCTTTTAATTATGCAAGTGGTAATAAAGACGAAGCGTATGTATTGACCAATCTTGATTCAGACAAAAGCAGGATTGCACTATACGATTTTAAAACACAAAAAATCATTAAAGAAGTTTTCGCACATCCCAATTACGATGCAAGCATTTTAAGCCTTTCCCGAAAAAGGAATTGGGAGCTAGATTATTATGGTTATGAAGGAGAAAAAGTAGAAATTATTCCGGTAAGTGAAACCTTTAAGAAGATTCACCAAAATCTTTCAGCGCAATTTAAAAACTATCAGTTCAATATTGCAGGTAAAACTGATGAAGAAGATAAATACCTGGTGATTGTACAGAGCGATAAACTGTACGGCAGATATTATATCTACGACACAAAGTCGGGGAAGGCCGAGTTGCTATACGATCTGATGCCGCAGCTGAACGAAGCGGATATGGCCGAAATGCGACCGATAACCTTTAAAAGCAGGGATGGACTTACCATTCACGGATATATTACCTTGCCTAAAGAAGCATTGCAGGGTAAGAAAGTTCCGGTAATTGTAAACCCCCATGGCGGACCACAAGGCATTCGTGATAGCTGGGGTTTCAATCCCGAGGCGCAACTGTTTGCTAGCAGAGGGTACGCAACCCTTCAAGTGAATTTCAGAATTTCGGGAGGATATGGTAAAGACTTCTTGAAAGCCGGATTTAAGCAAATCGGTAGAAATGTTATGGCCGATGTAGAAGACGGTGTACAATACATTATTAAACAAGGCTGGGCCGATAAAGACCGCATTGCCATTTATGGGGGCTCACATGGAGGATACGCAACCCTTATGGGTATGATTCGAACCCCGGAGCTCTACCGTTGTGGTGTAGATTATGTAGGAGTATCCAATATCGAAACCTTCTTTGCATCTTTCCCCGAATATTGGAAACCCTATACCGAAATGGTAAAAAGCATTTGGTACGACCTAGATAACCCTGAAGAAGCTAAAATTGCTAAAGAGGTTTCTCCCGTATATCAAATCGATAAAATCAAAAGACCCCTCTTTGTGGTACAGGGTGCCAACGACCCCCGAGTAAAGATTGCCGAATCGGATCAAATCGTAAAGGCCCTGAGAGCAAAAGGATTCAATGTGCCTTATCTTGTAAAATACAACGAAGGACACGGATTCTATAAAGAAGAAAACCAAATTCAGTTCTATAAAGCAATGATGGGCTTCTTCTATCAGAATTTAAAATAG
- the dnaN gene encoding Beta sliding clamp, translated as MKFIASSNALLKQLQNLSGVINANTVLPILEDFLFEIEANKLTIVATDLETVMRTEMEIEAKDSGRVCIPGKILIDSLKNIPDQPLTFTIDKNFGVEITSDSGKYKVMGENPDNFPKEPSADDTTSFKMTASALVTAINKTLFATSTDDLRPAMTGVFFELSKNGVQFVATDAHRLVRYKRNDVEAAGNDSFIVPRKPLNLLKSALPDNDDEIILNYNSNHFFVTHGSTRLSCRLIDARFPDYKVVIPAENPYRLTVNRQEFLGALRRVSVFSNKSTYQVALTISGSELQLAAQDVDFSFEGNERMKCQYNGEDIQIAFNAKFLIEMLNSTQSEDVYLELSTPTKAGLIKPVEQDENEDLLMLVMPLMLNQ; from the coding sequence ATGAAATTTATCGCATCATCAAACGCGTTGCTTAAACAGCTGCAAAACCTCTCAGGCGTCATCAACGCAAATACCGTTTTACCGATATTGGAGGATTTCCTTTTTGAAATCGAAGCCAATAAGCTTACCATTGTCGCTACGGATCTGGAAACAGTGATGAGAACCGAAATGGAAATTGAGGCTAAGGATAGCGGAAGAGTATGTATTCCGGGAAAAATTCTGATTGATTCATTAAAAAATATTCCGGATCAGCCGCTGACCTTCACCATCGATAAAAATTTCGGAGTGGAAATAACCAGCGATAGCGGTAAGTATAAAGTAATGGGTGAAAACCCCGATAATTTCCCGAAAGAACCATCAGCAGATGATACTACCTCTTTCAAAATGACTGCTTCTGCCTTAGTAACGGCAATTAACAAAACCTTATTTGCTACTAGCACCGACGATTTGCGCCCCGCGATGACCGGCGTATTTTTCGAACTCAGCAAAAACGGTGTACAGTTTGTAGCTACAGACGCTCACAGATTAGTGCGTTATAAACGTAACGACGTAGAAGCAGCAGGCAACGACAGCTTTATTGTTCCACGTAAACCGTTGAACCTACTGAAATCGGCTTTGCCCGACAATGACGACGAAATCATCCTGAACTATAATAGCAACCACTTCTTTGTTACACATGGCTCCACCCGATTGAGCTGTCGCTTGATAGATGCGCGTTTCCCCGATTACAAAGTGGTCATTCCTGCCGAAAATCCATACAGATTAACTGTAAACAGACAAGAGTTTCTAGGAGCGCTGCGCCGTGTAAGTGTATTCAGTAACAAAAGTACTTATCAGGTGGCCTTAACCATCAGCGGCAGTGAACTACAGCTAGCAGCACAAGATGTTGACTTCAGCTTCGAAGGTAATGAGCGCATGAAGTGTCAGTACAATGGCGAAGACATCCAAATTGCTTTCAATGCTAAGTTCCTGATTGAAATGCTCAACAGTACACAAAGCGAAGATGTATACTTGGAACTTAGCACACCTACTAAAGCAGGGCTTATCAAGCCTGTTGAACAGGACGAAAATGAGGACCTGTTGATGCTGGTAATGCCACTTATGCTGAATCAATAA
- the suhB gene encoding Inositol-1-monophosphatase, translating to MLKSVLHEAVMAGAEQVVKYFNQTFDIKYKEGRNNLVTEADEASEKAIIEVIKKTYPDHHILTEESGDLPQHSEYKWIIDPIDGTINFAHGIPINCISVAVEKSGEMILGMVYNPHMNELFFAERGGGATLNGKPIKVSSETDAMKSCLVTGFPYTYIHEQNGPLQVFERLITEGVPVRRLGAAAIDLCWVACGRLDGFYEHRLQPWDSAAGFLIVEEAGGKVTDFDGNPYSPYQHRILATNGLIHEQMLKVIHNQ from the coding sequence ACAGGTAGTAAAATATTTCAATCAGACTTTTGATATCAAGTACAAGGAAGGTCGTAACAATCTCGTTACAGAAGCCGATGAAGCCTCAGAAAAAGCGATTATCGAAGTCATAAAAAAAACCTATCCCGATCATCATATTTTAACCGAAGAAAGTGGCGATCTGCCCCAACACTCTGAATATAAATGGATTATTGATCCCATAGATGGAACCATCAATTTTGCCCACGGCATTCCTATCAACTGTATTTCAGTGGCGGTGGAAAAAAGCGGCGAAATGATTCTGGGAATGGTGTACAATCCTCATATGAACGAGTTGTTCTTTGCCGAAAGGGGAGGCGGTGCTACGCTTAACGGAAAACCCATTAAAGTGAGTAGCGAAACCGACGCCATGAAAAGTTGTCTGGTTACAGGATTCCCTTATACTTATATCCACGAGCAAAACGGGCCTCTGCAGGTTTTCGAACGTCTTATTACCGAAGGAGTGCCGGTGCGTCGTTTAGGAGCTGCCGCCATAGACCTTTGCTGGGTGGCTTGTGGCAGATTGGATGGTTTTTACGAACACAGATTACAACCCTGGGATAGCGCAGCAGGATTTCTGATTGTTGAAGAAGCAGGAGGTAAGGTTACCGATTTTGATGGAAACCCTTACAGCCCTTACCAACACCGGATTTTGGCCACCAATGGTCTGATTCATGAACAAATGTTGAAGGTGATCCACAATCAGTAA